The Propionibacterium freudenreichii subsp. freudenreichii genome contains a region encoding:
- a CDS encoding multicopper oxidase domain-containing protein yields the protein MPEITSRPQEDPGRPAPKGSDRTRRSAWHRKASAPVSVWLVALLAVVIGGHWIPQQRWLLVHMVTLGVATTSILVWGQYFTESILHEKLAEPDRKRQVWRIRILNLGVLACCVGMVPSWPWVVVAGATVVGLAMCWYALDLGLQVRRALPGRFDATVRFYSAAACLLPLGAIAGAVMAFSPEEPWRTRLLMAHQGLNIMGFVGLTAVGTLVTLWPTVLRTKMQPTQDRNGRRALWIMCAAVLVMTVGSLAGWWWLEAAGVLAELAGLCVVGVDLVRCAMKKPPRDFPGYSMGAAVIWFAIWLGWLAATILIKRDHLLQEDITALTVPVVVGFLLQLLLGAMSYLMPMVMGGGPAIVRATNARMHTLGALRGTATNAGLVIWALAAGTWTSRIGLGLAILGMAGFLPAMVAMVKTGVGMLRAKRAAAEQKAPVPAADRADHSPEGRSGAPEPGKAAPASKMRTPTNHPAPAPTAPTSRRSFAEAAIGLGAALGAVAVGWRLDGDTSGSGSSGHVTATGRTTTVKISMKDMHYHPSAVEVPAGNRLVVQLHNADPEQTHDLYFPSGAASRRLAPGQSQTVDAGVISAPTQGWCTIVGHRSMGMELEVTVGGASASQGGSSAATSTRRKIDLTKAPGAGFRTRDARLPALLAGRDHTMTLTVTESTQEVAPGATIRAMTYNGRVMGPAIHARIGDTMDVHLVNRGSMGHSIDFHAGTVSPNAVMRTISPGASLDYRFTLHRSGVWLYHCSTMPMSSHIAAGMYGAVVVPPHDLARADREYLLVQSETYLDSANGKEVDADKIAAETPDLTMFNGHANQYVFAPLTAKVGERVRIWVLAAGPSRGISFHVVGTQFDTVFKEGAYLLRPDNAEGGGAQALDLASAQGGFVEMVFEEPGRYTFVNHSFVEMERGARGLIEVIS from the coding sequence GTGCCTGAGATCACCTCGCGCCCGCAAGAGGATCCAGGGAGACCCGCCCCGAAGGGCTCCGACCGGACCCGCCGCAGCGCCTGGCACCGCAAGGCCTCCGCCCCGGTGTCGGTGTGGCTGGTGGCCCTGCTCGCCGTGGTGATCGGCGGGCACTGGATCCCCCAGCAGCGGTGGCTGCTGGTGCACATGGTGACCCTCGGCGTGGCGACCACCTCGATCCTGGTGTGGGGGCAGTACTTCACCGAGTCGATCCTCCACGAGAAGCTCGCGGAGCCGGACCGCAAGCGCCAGGTGTGGCGGATCCGCATCCTCAACCTCGGCGTGCTGGCCTGCTGCGTCGGCATGGTGCCGAGCTGGCCGTGGGTGGTGGTGGCCGGCGCCACCGTCGTCGGTCTGGCGATGTGCTGGTACGCCCTCGACCTGGGCCTGCAGGTGCGCCGCGCCCTGCCGGGACGATTCGACGCCACCGTGCGGTTCTACAGCGCCGCGGCCTGCCTGCTGCCACTGGGCGCGATCGCCGGGGCGGTGATGGCCTTCTCTCCCGAGGAGCCCTGGCGCACCCGACTGCTGATGGCCCACCAGGGGCTCAACATCATGGGATTCGTGGGGCTGACGGCGGTCGGCACCCTGGTGACCCTGTGGCCCACGGTGCTGCGCACGAAGATGCAGCCCACTCAGGACCGCAACGGGAGGCGGGCTCTGTGGATCATGTGCGCCGCCGTTCTCGTGATGACGGTCGGATCGCTGGCCGGATGGTGGTGGCTCGAGGCCGCCGGGGTGCTCGCCGAACTGGCCGGGCTGTGCGTCGTCGGGGTCGACCTGGTGCGCTGCGCCATGAAGAAGCCCCCGCGGGACTTCCCCGGATACTCGATGGGTGCGGCGGTCATCTGGTTCGCCATCTGGCTGGGATGGCTGGCCGCCACCATCCTCATCAAGCGCGACCACCTGCTCCAGGAGGACATCACCGCCCTCACCGTGCCAGTGGTCGTCGGCTTCCTGCTGCAGTTGCTGCTGGGGGCCATGAGCTACCTCATGCCGATGGTGATGGGCGGCGGGCCGGCGATCGTGCGCGCCACCAACGCGAGGATGCACACCCTGGGGGCGCTGCGGGGCACCGCCACCAACGCCGGACTGGTGATCTGGGCGCTGGCCGCCGGGACGTGGACCTCCCGGATCGGACTGGGACTGGCCATTCTCGGGATGGCGGGATTCCTGCCGGCGATGGTCGCCATGGTGAAGACCGGGGTCGGGATGCTGCGGGCGAAACGGGCCGCGGCCGAGCAGAAGGCCCCGGTGCCGGCGGCCGACCGCGCGGATCACTCGCCCGAGGGCCGTTCTGGGGCTCCGGAGCCCGGGAAGGCCGCTCCAGCTAGCAAAATGCGCACTCCCACCAACCATCCGGCCCCGGCTCCCACCGCCCCGACCTCCCGGCGCTCCTTCGCCGAGGCGGCGATCGGCCTGGGCGCCGCCCTGGGAGCGGTGGCCGTGGGCTGGCGCCTTGACGGGGACACCTCCGGCTCCGGGTCTTCCGGCCATGTCACCGCGACCGGCCGCACCACCACCGTCAAGATCTCGATGAAGGACATGCACTACCACCCGTCGGCGGTCGAGGTGCCCGCCGGGAACCGCCTGGTGGTCCAGCTCCACAATGCCGATCCGGAGCAGACCCACGACCTCTACTTCCCCTCCGGTGCGGCCTCGAGGCGGCTGGCCCCCGGGCAGAGCCAGACCGTGGACGCCGGAGTCATCAGCGCCCCCACCCAGGGGTGGTGCACCATCGTGGGCCACCGCTCGATGGGCATGGAGCTCGAGGTGACGGTCGGCGGCGCCTCCGCCTCCCAGGGCGGATCCTCGGCGGCAACGTCCACCCGCCGGAAGATCGACCTCACCAAGGCGCCCGGTGCGGGTTTCCGCACCCGTGACGCCAGGCTCCCGGCCCTGCTGGCCGGGCGTGATCACACAATGACCCTCACGGTCACCGAGTCCACCCAGGAGGTGGCCCCTGGCGCCACGATCCGCGCCATGACCTACAACGGGCGGGTGATGGGACCGGCGATCCACGCCCGGATCGGCGACACCATGGACGTCCACCTGGTCAACCGCGGCTCGATGGGCCACTCGATCGACTTCCACGCCGGGACCGTCTCCCCCAATGCCGTGATGCGCACCATCTCGCCGGGAGCGTCCCTGGACTACCGCTTCACTCTGCACCGGTCGGGCGTCTGGCTGTACCACTGCTCGACGATGCCGATGAGCTCGCACATCGCCGCTGGCATGTACGGGGCGGTCGTCGTGCCTCCCCACGACCTGGCCCGCGCCGACCGCGAGTACCTGCTGGTGCAGTCGGAGACCTACCTCGATTCAGCCAACGGCAAGGAGGTCGACGCCGACAAGATCGCGGCCGAGACCCCCGATCTCACGATGTTCAACGGCCACGCCAACCAGTACGTCTTCGCCCCACTGACCGCGAAGGTCGGGGAGCGGGTGAGGATCTGGGTTCTGGCCGCAGGCCCGAGTCGTGGTATCTCATTCCATGTGGTGGGTACCCAGTTCGACACGGTCTTCAAGGAGGGCGCCTACCTGCTGCGCCCCGACAACGCCGAGGGCGGCGGGGCCCAGGCCCTGGATCTGGCCAGCGCCCAGGGAGGATTCGTGGAGATGGTCTTCGAGGAACCGGGCCGCTACACCTTCGTCAACCACTCCTTCGTCGAGATGGAGCGCGGGGCGAGGGGACTCATCGAGGTGATCTCATGA
- a CDS encoding helix-turn-helix transcriptional regulator codes for MTENQHTLTDPGADSPADRVVEALRRRGGTASAAEVGADLGIHVSTARFHLDHLVEDGRARSGREKRATRGRPRTMFTLTPDPKEGPRAYQMLAGVLVDHLSRQDDAVALAHQAGVEWGRRYAGVDVTEILEQIGFAPCTTLVDDDQDEGPDGEARIALRHCPFIDVVQEHAALLCPLHRGVVEGVVGHPVTLEAHPGATCYVDLEQAG; via the coding sequence ATGACCGAGAATCAGCACACACTCACCGATCCCGGGGCCGATTCTCCGGCCGACCGGGTCGTCGAGGCCCTCAGGCGCCGTGGCGGCACGGCCTCGGCCGCCGAGGTGGGCGCCGATCTGGGCATCCACGTCTCGACGGCGCGCTTCCACCTGGACCATCTGGTCGAGGACGGACGCGCCCGGTCGGGTCGCGAGAAGCGCGCCACCCGCGGGCGCCCGCGCACCATGTTCACCCTGACCCCCGACCCGAAGGAGGGGCCGAGGGCCTACCAGATGCTCGCCGGGGTGCTCGTCGACCACCTGTCGCGGCAGGACGACGCCGTCGCCCTGGCCCACCAGGCCGGGGTGGAGTGGGGACGTCGGTACGCAGGTGTCGACGTCACCGAGATCCTTGAACAGATCGGCTTCGCCCCTTGCACGACCCTGGTGGACGACGACCAGGATGAGGGCCCGGACGGCGAGGCACGGATCGCACTGCGCCACTGCCCCTTCATCGACGTCGTCCAGGAGCATGCGGCCCTGCTCTGTCCGCTGCACCGCGGCGTCGTCGAGGGGGTCGTGGGCCATCCGGTGACTCTGGAGGCCCACCCCGGCGCAACCTGCTACGTCGATCTGGAGCAGGCCGGCTGA